Sequence from the Clostridium botulinum genome:
TTAAATTCTACAACATATCCAAGTTCATCATTTAGATCTTTATAAAAGCTTGTATATTTATAACTTTCATAAAAAACTTCTTCTTTATCAGGTTCATAATTCATATACATATTACTTGCCATTAATAAACTTTGTTTTTCTGAATTTCCTTTGCAATATACTTTTACTGTGTTATCTTTTCTTTCTATATTATATATCTCTCCCTTAGTTTCATCAGAAAATTTAAATAACTTTTTATATTTTACATTGTTTAATATCTCCTTATCAGTATCACTAAAACTCTTTTCTTTATCTTTTGTATACATATTAAATACTTCTTCATAAGTCATGAAACCTTTAATTGGAATAATGCTTAAACTATTAATATCATTTAACTTGTCATAGGTTGCAGACTGAGCTATATATTCTCCCTCAAATTCATCATTTGAATAACAACATCTTATTGAATTAGCTCTATACATTTTATTTCCATTTTTTAATATCATAAAAGAATTTACTGACCCTTCACCGCTATTGTTTACATCAGAGTATCCATTGTATTTAATTGCTGTTTCCATAACATCTGATTCTAATTCACCTAAATTTAAATTAAATTCAGGTATATTAATAGCTAATTTTTCTTGAGTTATTTTTTTATATGACTCTGAGAAATCTACGTAAGATTCTATTCCAACATTAACTTTATACTTTGGAAATGCAATATCCACCCTAAGATTTCCTTTTTCAGCAAATTCATCATCACGATTTTTTTCTTCTAAGTGTAACAAAAATGTCTTATCATCTAAATGATCAAACCATTTACTATCACTATTATTATAACTATTTGCAAAACTTACTTCACTTATAAAATTATCTAACTTTTCCTTATCAAAAGGCTTATCACTTTCTACCTTTATAACTAACTTTAAATTATGCTTTGTTCCTGTAGCACTATCTAAAGTTATTTTAAGTCCATTTTGCTCAACGCTTTTATTTATTTCAATTGAATAATCTTTATAAATATCACAAACCTTATTTTCTAAATTCTTTTCAGCTGTATTTATATTATAATCTGCAAAAATCTCAGTTTGTCCTACTCCCAAACTTGTCATAAATAACACAGCACCAAGTACCAGACCTAGTATTCTGCTTAATTTTTTATTTAACATTTAAATTTTCCCCCTCTTAAGATATTAAATAATGTTCATTATTATTTAGATAGTTCTATTTCCTTTCCTATTTCATATTTATCTATTTTACTTATAGCAGAATAAATATCTAAATTCATTATTTTATCTTTCTTTACATTATTAAATTCTACAACATAACCAAAATCTTCATTTTTATCTTTATAAAAACTCATATATTTATTCCAATCATACATATCATTTAATCCAACATTATAATCTTCAAATTCATAATTCATATACATGTTGCTTGCCATTAAAATACTCTCTTTTTCTGTATTTCCCTTGCAATAAACTTTTACTGTATTATCATTTCTTTCTATATTATATATTTCACCTTTATTTCCATTATCAAATTCAAATAATTTTAAATATTTAACATTATTAAGTATCTCTTTTAGCGCATTTTGTTTTTCATAATATTCCATTATATTATTACCATAAATTTCATTTGCTTCATCATAAGACATATCACACTTTATTGGTATTATACTAAATTTATTTTCATCTTTAAACTTTTCACATGTTGCAGATTTTCCCTTATAAGTTCCCTTGATCTCTTTGTGATCAAAAGAACTGCTTGCTGATGGATCAGTTTTATACATTTTATATCCTACTTTTAATATCATTAATGAATCTATTCTATTATCGTTTTTATCACAATCTCTTTCTTCATACTTTGAAGTATATTTAAGTTTGGTTCCCATAACATCAGATTCTAATTTATTTAATATAAAATTAAGTTCTGGCACCTTTATTGAAAATTCTTTTTCAAATGAATTTTTAAATGATTCTGAAAAATTAACATAAGCATCTATTCCTACATTAATTTTATACTTAGAAATTACTATATCTACCCTTAACTCACCTGTTTCTGGGAATTCTTCTTCATCATCAAAATGCTTTTCTATAGT
This genomic interval carries:
- a CDS encoding DUF4179 domain-containing protein, whose protein sequence is MLNKKLSQILGPILGVMVFMTSLGVGQVKALADDKVSETSVTCENTSYDKEEEYSVKINKTVEQNGLKITLDSATGTKHNLKVQVKIQSDKPFDTEHYNNLISEVTFGNSEYCSGGESQNYIDDKTLLVTIEKHFDDEEEFPETGELRVDIVISKYKINVGIDAYVNFSESFKNSFEKEFSIKVPELNFILNKLESDVMGTKLKYTSKYEERDCDKNDNRIDSLMILKVGYKMYKTDPSASSSFDHKEIKGTYKGKSATCEKFKDENKFSIIPIKCDMSYDEANEIYGNNIMEYYEKQNALKEILNNVKYLKLFEFDNGNKGEIYNIERNDNTVKVYCKGNTEKESILMASNMYMNYEFEDYNVGLNDMYDWNKYMSFYKDKNEDFGYVVEFNNVKKDKIMNLDIYSAISKIDKYEIGKEIELSK
- a CDS encoding DUF4179 domain-containing protein, with amino-acid sequence MLNKKLSRILGLVLGAVLFMTSLGVGQTEIFADYNINTAEKNLENKVCDIYKDYSIEINKSVEQNGLKITLDSATGTKHNLKLVIKVESDKPFDKEKLDNFISEVSFANSYNNSDSKWFDHLDDKTFLLHLEEKNRDDEFAEKGNLRVDIAFPKYKVNVGIESYVDFSESYKKITQEKLAINIPEFNLNLGELESDVMETAIKYNGYSDVNNSGEGSVNSFMILKNGNKMYRANSIRCCYSNDEFEGEYIAQSATYDKLNDINSLSIIPIKGFMTYEEVFNMYTKDKEKSFSDTDKEILNNVKYKKLFKFSDETKGEIYNIERKDNTVKVYCKGNSEKQSLLMASNMYMNYEPDKEEVFYESYKYTSFYKDLNDELGYVVEFNNIKDNKLMEIHLDCTISKIDKYEIGKEVELSK